The following proteins come from a genomic window of Candidatus Acidiferrales bacterium:
- a CDS encoding ArsC/Spx/MgsR family protein — protein SAAELEALIGERDYREFLNPKNELYRTMNMKTNRPSRARAIEMMMKEPNLIRRPILARGKEIVLGFDEKRYAEMAS, from the coding sequence GAGCGCGGCCGAGCTCGAGGCGCTGATCGGCGAGCGCGACTACCGGGAATTCCTCAATCCGAAGAACGAGCTGTATCGAACCATGAACATGAAGACAAATCGGCCATCGCGCGCCAGGGCCATCGAGATGATGATGAAGGAACCGAATTTGATCCGGCGGCCGATTCTGGCCCGCGGCAAAGAGATCGTGCTCGGGTTCGATGAAAAGCGCTATGCGGAAATGGCTTCATAG
- a CDS encoding (2Fe-2S)-binding protein encodes MNKQLIRQLINGQAHDLAIYPNRSLLEVLREEISLTGTKCGCDDSSCGCCTVLVNGMPMLSCVMLAASYQEAEITTIEGVAREGQLDPLQRGFCEAGGAQCGFCTPGMIITARALLEANPNPSHEEINQALGGNLCRCTGYTQILESIDRAIQLMRIHREAAVGR; translated from the coding sequence GTGAACAAGCAACTCATCCGGCAGCTCATTAACGGCCAAGCCCATGACCTGGCGATCTACCCCAATCGCTCCCTGCTTGAGGTGCTTCGGGAGGAGATCAGCCTCACCGGGACGAAGTGCGGCTGCGATGATTCAAGCTGCGGCTGCTGCACCGTCCTGGTGAACGGCATGCCGATGCTCTCCTGCGTGATGCTGGCGGCCAGCTACCAGGAGGCCGAGATCACGACGATTGAAGGCGTCGCGCGAGAGGGGCAGCTCGACCCGCTTCAGCGCGGTTTCTGCGAAGCCGGCGGAGCGCAGTGCGGATTTTGCACCCCGGGCATGATCATTACCGCGCGAGCCCTCCTTGAAGCGAACCCGAATCCCAGCCATGAGGAAATCAACCAGGCACTCGGCGGCAACCTTTGCCGCTGTACGGGCTACACACAGATCCTCGAATCCATCGATCGAGCCATCCAATTGATGCGCATCCATCGGGAAGCGGCGGTAGGGAGGTAA